The genomic stretch AAAGGGGTAATCGCTCCAAAGGTGGAAGCAAATAAATATTCAAGACCGTAAAGTTTTTTTCTGTTCAGGTAGTTTTTAAGCCGCTCAATGGGAAAATAAGCATTCACAATCCCCATTAAAAACACAATCAAAAACAATAAGAAGAGGATTTTCAGTGTGTCATATACAAAGAAATTTAAGGCAGTACCTAAATGAGTTTCTGCACCTATTCCGAAAACAGAATAAATCAGCCAATCAGCGAAATGTTGTATCCAGTCGAACACGGTTTATGATTTTAAGAACAGCAATTATTCTTGATTTGTACAGATAAGTACTTCACACAGCTGCTTAATTACTGCCACTAGTATTTGATCAAAAGGGGGGAACTTCCCCCAAAAAAGATGTCCCGTTTAACAACATTTACTTCCATCGCTATTGGGGCTGTTATCACAACAGGATTGCTGCTTTTGAGTGCCTGATGAACCACAACAGCCGGTTGATTGCGTTCTGTAGGAAGATATATCCCCTTTGGTCGGGAAACCCTTTTCAACCCATCCGTCCATACCCAGTTTCATATTTACCACTTTCTCCGGGTCATAGCCGTGATTGATTAAAAATCCTGCGGCTCTGAGGCTTCTTCCGCCACCTTTACAAACCATTACTACCTTTTTATCTTTTGGTACTTCGGTGTAGCGTTCTTCAAATTCGCTTAAAGGAATGTTAATGATGTTTGGTACATCGTAAGCTAATTGTGCTACTTCATCTTTTTCACGAACATCTACTAACAATACTCCGTTTTTTACCCACTCTAGAGCGGTGGTAGGGCAAATTTCTTTTACTAAGGTTTGATTTTCCATGGGTTTATTTTTTTAAAAGTTCAACAATTTCGCTCACTTGGGCAACTCTGCCTTTGATTTTGACTTGTTCATCAATTATTAAGACTGGGGTAGTAAGTACATTGTACTTCATCATTTCTTCAATGTCTTCTACTTTTTCCACATGGGCCTCCATGTTGGTTTGTTTGAGTGCTTCAAGCACATTTTCATAGGTGGCTTTGCACTTTGGGCAACCCGGACCTAATACTTTTATCTGTATCATATTTTGGTGTTTTAATCATTCAGTTCGCAAATATACGAACAAAAATTCGTAATTCGCAAATCTACGAACATTTTTTAAAAAAATTATTCTAAAACCTTGTTGAGCAAAGATTTAGCAAGTTTGAAATTTTCTCTGTTGATGCAATACTTGATATTGGGTGGCGTAATTTCACCTTGTATCAATCCTGCGTCTTTTAACTCTTTTAAGTGTTGTGAGAGTGTTGATTTGGCGATGGGTAGTACATCTGCCATATCTCCGTGATAGCAACACGCCTGAGAATTGAGTAATTCCAAAATAGCAATGCGAACAGGGTGTCCTAGTGCTTTTGCAAACCTTGCCGTCAGTTCTTGTTCTTTCGTAAAATAATTGTTCTTAATAATGCTTGGCATCTTTTGTTGTTTTATTATTCGCAAATATACGAACAATAATTTAGAAAACGATTTTCGATGCAGGCAACTATTTATATTGGTTGGTGGGAGCGTTTGGGGCTGTTAAAGAGCTAAGCTACAATAAATCAATTCTGAAATCAATTATCTGAAAAAGGTCTCCGTGTTTTTCAACTTCGTTGAAAAATGAAAGCTAATCACAACATCCTCGCCTTATAAACCGACCAAGGGAGAATGCAGACCTATACGGGCAGCTTTCCCTACGGAAGTGGGGCGGATGTCGTGACCTACACCGGTACGCTCACCATCCGCGGCACTGCCTACACCCTCAAGCTCACCTCTCCCGGTGTCGCTGTAGATGCTACAGGAACCCGAGACTCGAGTGGCAAAGTCACAGGCACCCTTACCGGCACTGGAGTGGACGCCGGAACCGGCGTATGGTCAGCGATCCCCAAATCAGCTAGGGAAGGCTATCTCCTGCTGTTTCCGGGTGAGCTAGCAACTGAGCGATTAGGTCTGTAGCTCTTCCCACTAAAGGGCGAGGGCTCTGCCACCAAGGCTGAAGCCGACTGCCTGCTCGGGAGTTAAGCTCTATCCGCCTTTTTCCGCATAGCCTCGAGCGCGTCCCACTGCTCAGGAGTTATCGCATCTAGCACGTTGAACTCGCCTGCGTTCCAAGCACTCTCGCCACCGTCGATGTAGATCAAGTCGCCGGTGATAAAGCTTGCGTAGTCGGAAACTAGGTAAGCGGCAAGGTTTGCTAGCTCGATGTGCTCACCCATACGCCTGAGTGGGATCCGCTGCTCGAAGAGGTGCTCTATATGTGGAGTAGGCATCAGCCGGGTCCAGGCGCCCTCAGTGGGGAAGGGGCCGGGGGCAATGGCATTGAGGCGAATTCCATACTTGCCCCACTCTGCAGCCAGCGAGCGGGTCATAGCGACTACCCCGGCTTTGGCGACTGCCGAGGGTACCACGTAGCCCGAACCGCGCTCGGCGTAGGTGGTAGCGATATTAAGCACGGTGCCCCTTTGGTGTTGAGCGATCCAGCGCTTCCCTAGCTCGAGCGTGCAGTACAAGGTCCCGTGGAGCACGATGCCCAACACCGCGTCTACCGCCCGGTGCGAAAGGCGCTCGGTGGGGGAGATGAAGTTCCCGGCGGCGTTGTTGACCAGCACATCCACCCGGCCGAAGTGCCCCTCCACGGTGTCTATCATGCGCTTTACCATCTCCGGATCGCGCACGTCCACCGGCGTGGCAAAAACCTCACCCCCGCTCTCGGCCATCATCTCCCGGGCAGCTTGCTCGATCACCTCGGCTCGGCGGCTGGTGATGGCGACCCGGGCCCCAAGCTGCAAAAACCGGGTGCTCATCGAGCGGCCTAATCCGGTGCCGCCGCCTGTCACGAGGATGACTTTATCTTTGAGTAAACCTGGCTCAAACATGCAAACACCTCCTAAAAACAGCAAACCCATCTTCCTGTCTAGCCTACCCTGCTATCCCTTACGACCAAGAGCGGCCTCCCAAGAAGAGTAGTTGTTAAAGAGCTAAACTACAAAAAATTTACTCCGAAATCAATTATCTGAAAAAGGTCACCGTGTTTTTCAACTTCGTTGTAAAAAAATGAAAGCTAATTATAATAATGCCGTAGCCTGAAATAAGTATTATTCCCCAATCAAAGTACTAAACAACAACCTGCACCTCTCTGCTGGCAGGTGTTAAGAGAACGAAAACTTACATGCAATTAAATTAATTAAAATGGAAGCTTATCGCTATTTGGTATATTTATTAGCCTTATGGCTTCTTTAATACTGAGCTTATTAAGCCGGGTATTGCTTGTAAAATTCAGCACCCAATCTGGATTGATTTTACTATACTGTCTTAAGATCCAACCTATTGCCTTTGCAATAAAGAATTCATTTGAATCAGAAAGAGAACAAATTATATAGCTTAAAAACCCGGTATCAATCTCTTTTCCAAAATTTAACTGAAAAAGTATTGAAGTTCTTTGCAACCAAATATTATTTGAATGAATCCATTTTTCTACACTTATGTTCCTTTGCTCAGGATAAATCTTGAAATATTCACCTACCAGTTTGGTTGCAATATAATCAACAGTATCCCACCATGATTTATGAAGTATCATGAATTCAAAAAGAATAATATCCCTTTTATCAAACTGTTTTATGTATTTCTCAGTTAGCTCCTGCGCGAAATATTGATATTCCCTTTGAGGCTTCTCCCAAAGTATTTTTACTATCTTACCCAAATCATCTTTAGGTGGTAAATTTTCCCTGATCAGTAAAGGTTTCTGAATCTTTCTCCTGACCGGAGTTTTTATTCCATAAAACTCAAACTGATTTTTCATATACGCCATCTGCCATAATGCAATCTGTGGATTTGAGTTTTTTCTAAACTCCGTTTCCAGAATCTGTAAATTATCTTCCATTATTTATCTCATTGTAAGTTAAGATTACTTATTATAGCGTGGATTTAAAGTAAATAAATATCCAAATTTACAGGTAAATAAGAAAATAGTAAATGCCAAGGAATCATTCTCTATTGCAAACTCTATCAGCCGAAAGCCAGTTTCATCATTTTATTTATACTATCCAGAATAATTTCCTTTATATATGGATTTTTATTTAAAGCAAAATTTTCCTGGATGAGGTGCATAAGTGTGATGGGTGGCAAAATACGCGCCGCTCAAGCTTCAGCCATAAAAGTCAGTTGCGGCAGTACCACGGTTTAATAACAGCAATTTATAAACAGCATAGTGAGCATGAGTTTTTCAGGCATGGCTGGCAAAATTATTTTCTGAAACCTATAAATATCCCAATCACAAGCAACAATATCGCTGTATAAAAAATTTACGATTCGAATATCATTCATCTGATTTCTTTTGATACACCCTTACATAATCAATTGCCATTTGTGCAGGAAAAATATGGGGATCAATTCCGTGCTGACCGCCCCAATCACCGCCAATCGCTATATTCAGAATCAGGTAACAGGGCTTATCAAAGGGCCATTCTGCAAATGTTTTGTGCTCATTTACAAATGTGAGATAACGTATGGTATCTACGTAAAAATCAATTTTCTCTGGTGTCCATTCAATCGCATACACATGAAAAGCATCCATACAATCCGGCACATCTATGATTGCTGTTTTCTGGGTATTTTGAGGCCAGTTGTATGCTCCGGTGTGAATGCTGCCATGAATTTTTCCCGGATCAAAACCCACATGTTCCATGATATCAATTTCGCCACAGGTGGGCCATCCCACCTTATCAATATCGTCACCTAACATCCAGATGGCAGGCCAGGTACCGCGTCCGCGCGGCAATTTTGCTCTTACCTCTATGCGACCATACGTCCAGCTGGCTTTCCCCCGGGTGATCAGGCTGGCAGAAGTGATGGGCCTGATGGCACCATCAATCATGGCTGAATCATTTCTGGCTTCAATGATTAATATGCCGTTTTCCACACGTGCATTTTCCATGCGGCCACTTGTGTAATACTGCTTTTCATGATTTCGGAGATAACCCTGTTCATAATTCCATTTGGTACTATCCGGTGAACCCGTGTAATCAAATTCATCGTGCCAGACCAGCTGCCAGCCAGTATCGGCAGCATCATGAGGAAATGTGTCGGCTTGTATCAATCTGGAAGCAGGCAATGTGAAAGGTGAGATCACCCAACTGTTCATCCAGATCGTAGCCAAAACAAGCAAAAAACAGATCATATACAATGATGGTTTTTTATATGAATAATAGAACTGCAAAATCATCTTAATCTGCCCGTTCATCACGTTGATCCTCTTCCTCATCTTTCTCATCCGCTGCCTGTATAAATCCCGGAGGCAACTTTTTATCCGGAGAAACACCCAGTTTAACCACGCGTGTAGCCACACTGATTAAGTTACCTTTTCCTTTTGTGAGGGTTATCATGGCATCGTCATAAGCATCCTGGATTTGCTGAATACGATTCCCAACCACTTCCAAACGCTGGCACAAAATATAAAATTTATCGAGCATTTTTTTTGCTTCTTCCGCAATTTGCTGGGCGTTTTTCTGTTGTTTTTCCTGCCGCCAGATACTGGCTACCACTTTTAATGTGGCCAGCAGGTTGGAAGGGGAAACGATGATGATATTTTTATTAAAAGCATATTCATACAAATTCTTATCCACCTTTAAAGCCAATAAAAAAGCAGGTTCTATTGGCATGAAAAGGAATACAAAATCCGGCGAATAATGCCCATGAATAGCCGAATAATTTTTATTGCACAATCCATCAATATGATTTCGAACCGATTGCACATGATCACGCAATGCCCGATCCTGCTCGTCTGGATCGTCGCTATTCATATATTTTTCATAAGCTACAAGCGATACTTTGGCATCAATAATCAAATATTTGTTTTCGGGTAAATAAATAATCGCGTCCGGCTGCAACCGGGAGCCATCTTCACCCTTAAAGCTTTCCTGCAATGTATATTCCCGATCTTTTTCCAGACCCGATAACTCCAGAATTCTTTCCAGGATAAGTTCGCCCCATATACCTCGTGTTTTGCTTTCACCTTTCAATGCTGAAGCTAGGTTTTTAGCCTCATCGCTAATTTGCTGGTTCAATTGTTTAAGATGTTCCAGTTCTGCCTTCAATGAATAATGATTTTTAATGCTCTCTTTGTTGGCTTCTTCCACTTTCTTTTCAAACTCTGCAATTTTTTCTTTCAATGGATTCAGGATTTCACCGATACGTTGACTGTTTTGTTCAGTGAATTTTTGAGATTTTTCATCAAGAATCCGACTAGCGAGATTTTCAAATTCTTGCACAAATCTTTTGCTAATTTGCTCTATTTCTTCTTTTTGCTCAGCAAGTTTTTGCTGAAGCTCTTGATAAGCTTGCTGTATGCGGCTATTTTCACCAACCAGCTGCTGAATTTTTTCTTCCTTTTGCTGAATGATTCCTTCCCTTGCCAGGATTTGAGATTTATTTTCTTCAATTTGCTTCTGATACAGCTCACACTGAGCTTCATACCTGGAAAGCTGTTGCTGTGATACCTGCAGTTGCTGGTTGGCCTTCTGTATTTCTTCACTCAGGCGTGACTGTGTTCTGGATTTACCTACAAACAAGCCAATCAGAAAAATGGCTGTCAAAAGGATGATCCACACAACAAAAAACATGATATCCATAGCAAGATTTGTTTTCGCAAAGTTATCGTGAAAACTGCGCAAGCTATGCGCGCACAAGAAATAAAAAATGATACAGCACATCCAAGTGGCAACATGGCCAATCTTGCTTTTTGTGGTGACAAAAGAAAATACCACGAGGCTCAATCACAAATCAAAACACAATAGGAGATTTTTTTTCTTTGAGATACGAATCTTTATTGCCAAAATTCTTTTCAGCAGGCAAGCTACTATTTTACGTCCCCATTCTAAAAATAGCGAAGAATCCGCTTATTAAAGCGATGAAGCCTGCCGGCGCAAGTCAGGATAGGAAAAGTATTTGTTGCTGTCAGCTACCAGAGCGGCATGAGCCTTTTTCAGGCCGGAATGGTATCATCAGACATGCATCAGGTTTCTCCTCCCACCACTACATTCCAGGGTCTGATTTCCCAATGGGTAACCAATCCGTGCTGCACATAAGGATCCTGTTTTACAAATTGTTCAATCACAGAAACATCCTCTGTGCGGAAAACCAGAATTGCCCGGTCAGGCGGATGATCGAGTGCACCAGCCATCACCACATTACCCTGTGCATACAGATCGCGGATCAGTTGCAAATGTGCTTCGCGAAGGGGCTTGCGACGTTCCAGGTAATCTTCTGCAAGTTCATACCATAAAACATAATACATGCGATGAAGTTTTTATGGAATCAAATGAGGTTGAATGGCTTTGATCCAGATCAAATATCCTTTCCGGTTCATATGCAGCATATCCGGCAAAAACAAATCCCTGCGGGGCATTCCTTTTTTATCAAGCATTAGATGATACACATCAATGAAATCAGCATGAGGTTGTTTTGATAAAAACTGCTGAATTTTCCGGTTGGCTGCATCCATCAATGGCATCAGCTGCTGGCGGCTGGGACTGGGTTTGATGGAAACAAAACTGATTTGGCTTTCCGGTAATTTTTTCCGGATCAGATCATATAGCTGAACAAAACGATTGTAAATACTGTCTGCCGTAATAGATGATGAAGAAGCTGCATCGTTATCACCACAATAAATCACAATTTGTTTGGGATGATAGGGAAAAATGATATCATCAGCATAATGCATCACATCCGGGATGGTAGATCCACCAAAGCCCCGGTTGATGACAGTATAACCCGGAAAATCATCCGACAAGGTTTTCCAGATACGGAATGAAGAACTGCCCACGAATAAAATGGCATGCGCCGGAGGAGGATTCAGGCTATCTTGTTGTTTGAATTGCCGGATCTCATTCCAGAACGGAGGATGTACAACTTGTGCCTGAACTGGATCAACGGCAAAAACAAATTGTATCAAACAAAGAATAAAAAGCGAAAAACGCATAGCAACAGCATGGTTTTACCAAAACTACACAATCCTGTTTACTTCATGGCTGTAAATTGAAATCCCAGTTTTTTCAATCCCTGCTGCACCTCCGGACAACTCATGAACAGGCGCCACAACAGGCCACTGCGGTAGTTTTCAATCATCACCACCTGCGGACCCTGATCAATGGCCAGATAACGCTGGGGATACCAGTTGGCTGTTTCACTAAAGGCATCATAAAAACCATAAGGTCCCCAGAGCTTTTGCTTCATTTGCGGATCACCAAGCCAATACCGGATGGCCTGCAAAGATTCTTTCGGTGTATAAACAATGGAAGAAACGGCAGCCGTAGGTGAAATTACGCCCAGATCAGTTTTATCGCCGGGTGCATGCGCTGCATAACCATCCACGGAATAACTAGCTGTCAATCCCCAGTTATCAGAGCCATAGCCTTTGTAGTGCAGCGGATTTTTCACACACCACAGATAATTGATCATCGTTTGATCCACATTTTCTTTCCAGTAATCGGCATACCGGTCCCTGAGGCCATGCGGATTCAATCCCAGATAGCTGTAATGAGCCCAGAACAAAGGTCCACCCATTGCTGCACCCTGGTGATGGAGTTGCAGTTCATATCCTAAATGCCGGGAAGGAGAAACGATTTTGCCATCTTCCGCCCATCCATGATGATAAGCTGATGCAGGAATAGCATGTGTAGGCGAAGATGCAGCCAGTATATAAGCAATTAGGCATTCATTATAGCCATGAATGGGAAAGTTCATAGCCCAGCCATAATCGGGGCTCCAATGCCAGTACAGTACCTGTTGTCCGTGCTGATACCAGTTCCATTCCACGGTTTTCCATAATTGATCTGTTTGTTTTGCCAGCCGTTTGTCCTGTTCATCACCCTGCATAAGATACTGACGAGCGCAAAGCAAACCCTGCACCAGATAAGCTGTTTCCACAATATCGCCTCCATCATCTTTTGGGCTAAATGGTTTTACCTTACCATCCGGATACAGCCAGTGTGGCCAGGCTCCGTGAAAACGATCGGCGTGTTGAAGAAAATCAACAATTTGCTGCAGGCGCTTTACCCCCTCCTCATGTGTGATATAACCGCGATGCATGGCTGCCAGAATAGCCATGATGCCAAAGCCGCTACCACCGGTAGCAATCACATCTTCATCATGTTGCGGATAAATGCCATCCACATGGATGCGTTCGCGTGCCATGCCGGAGCGGGGCTCAGCTCCCTGCCAGAAATACTGAAAGGTGGCCCGTTCCACACTATCCAGCAAAACTTCATCTGATAACTCAGCAACCTGATCAGGAACGGCAATGTTATTCTTTTTAAGCACAACATAAGCTGAACAGATCAGCATAAGTCCCAGGATGCCGCATGCATACAATTTCTTTTTCATATTCATGTGTGGTTGTTTATGGAACTTCAAGAATCGATTTTCTGGTTGAAACGCCATTTTCATTCAGGGCTTCAATTGTGAAATAATAGGTTTTTTCCCGATCCATACCTTCAAAGAAATACTGATTATCGGCATATACCATGATGCAGTTGTAAAGTTTATGCGGATCCGTACCGTAGTAAATCTGATAAGCGTAGGCGTTATTTACCGGGTTCCACCGAATCCATGCACTGCGTTTATCTTTTTCTGTGCGCAACACCACAAATTGCTGCACTGAGTCAGGCTTTGTTCCATGTCCGTTTCCAAAAACGCGTAGTCCGCTCAATGCGAATTTGCCGGTGGGCATATGGATATTCACCATCCTGATGTAACGGGCTTCTACAGGTGTATCCAGCTCCACATAATCATGTGGTACATCGGTTTGGTTTTTGCTTTTATCGATGAGCAGATGCCAGTGTACACCATCCTTGGAATCGTACAATTGATATTGATGATAAATGCCTTGTTGTTTACCCATAAAGGAAGCATCCTGATCGGCATAATTGATCTGCACGGCTCGTACGGTGGAAATACTACCCAGGTCTGAAATAATCCATTCACCTGCATTTCCCGATGCTGCACTCCAGTAGGTACGGATATCTTCATCTACCGCAAAGTTGGCAGAGTGTGATCCATCGGTGGAAGAGACCTGTACAGGCTTGGCATAGTTGAGCAACATCCATCCGGTAAATTGTCCGGCTTTTGCTGTTCCGGGTAAATAATGCGGATAATCGCCAAAAGCCGTGTTGCAATACATGACCTCATCCGCATCAAAGCCTGCAGGCCAGATGCCAATGCGGCGCTCGAAATTATTTTTTACCGAAATGCGAATCGTTGATACGTGCCACCAGTTAGCATCAGCATCCTGAAAGGTGCTGCCATGGCCGGCTCCCCGTACAAATCCGCCCGGCTTGTAGCTGAGCGGGTCAGACTGAAACTGAAAAGGGCCCAGCGGGCTATTTCCAACGGCCACACCATCGGCATAACCACTGAACTCAGTGCCCGGTGCGGCAAACTGCAAATAATATTTGCCGTTGTGTTTGGTCATCCAAGCTCCTTCAATGAAGGGATCCAGAAAAATATTATCGTTATACTCGCCAAACCTTTGCCAACCATAACGCCAGGGTTGCAGCAAAAGCAGCTCCTTACGGGCTGTTTCCGGTCCCAGGCTGTGCCGATTTATCTCCACTCCATAAATGGGATAGGCATTGCTGCTGCCATTGTACATATACAACCGGCCATCATCGTCCAGAAAAAAATCAGGATCCCAGCCACCTATCCGAAAAGAATCCACTGCTTTTTGCCAGCGGTTATGCAACGGATCGGTTGACATCCAGATGGGGAAATCATTCGTATAGGTAGAACCAAATACCAGCATGGTATCGCCCATGATCCATACGGCCGGTGCGCATAAATCATCATATGTACGCTTTTTCTGCTCATCATTCAAAAATGATCGGGATATAAAATGCCAGTGCAGCAGATCATCACTCCACCAATAACCCTGCTGGTTGGTAGAAAACAAATAATATGCGTTTTGATAACGGACAATGACCGGATCAGCTGTGGTACGATGTTTCCCCCATTGAACAAAATCCGGAATCGGACAATATCCGTAATCAATATTGATGGGGTTGCAATAGGTTTGCTGATGATGCTGTGCAGCTGCCATACAAAAGAAGCAGGACGAGCAGATAATACTTAATAAAATCGCTTTCATTGCTTTCATACCTGATTGGGTTTGTTGTTTTTAATGAACGGTAAAACCAAGTTTTATCAATCCCTGCTGCACTTCCGGGCAGCTCATGAACAGGCGCCATAATAGGCCGCTGCGGTAGTTTTCAATCAAGATGATTTGCGGGGCCTGATCAATGGCCAGATACTGATCATCAAACCAGGGAACAGATAAATCAAATGCATCCGCAAATCCATATGCTCCCCACAAATGATCGCCAAGTGTGTAATAATAAAAATGGATTGCCTGCATGGAAGCATCCGGCAAATAAGGAAGGGATGCTACCGCAGCCGTGGGTGCTATCACGCCGTTATCGCTGGCAGGTGAATGCACGGCATATCCGGATGGATCATCGCTGGCTGTAAGTCCCCAGCAAGCCGCACTGTATCCGTTAAAGTGCAGCGGGTTATCCACACAATAACGATAGTTGATCTCGGCATGAGCCACATTCTGTGTCCAGTAATCGGCGTAGGCATCGGATAATCCATGAGGATCCAGTCCCAGAAACGAATAATGGGCAAAAAACAAAGGGCCGCCAAATGCCGGACCCAGTGGAAGTGTAATGCCCTCATATGATTGTCCGTTGCGAATGGCACCGTTTCGGGCCCAGCCGCTGTCGTACACTTTTTTATCGATGGCAAAGGTGGGGGATGATGCGGCCAGCACATAGGTAATCAAAGCTTCATTCCAGCCTTGTACGGGTACCTGCATCGCCCAACCATGATCAGGACTCCAATGCCAGTACAGCACCGATTTTCCGTTTTGCTGAAACCAGGTCCATTCCACACCATACCACAAACTGTCGATTTGCTGCCGCAACACCTGTTCGGCCGTATCGGCTGAATGAAAATACTGCCGGGCACACAACAAACCCATCATCAGATAGGATGTTTCCACCAGATCAGCACCATCGTCCAACGCACTGAAAGG from Thermoflavifilum aggregans encodes the following:
- a CDS encoding glucoamylase family protein, which translates into the protein MSYLLNRRICVFILLGIGLLEGISCKKSQHEPVQQDQPQVFHLQSFQIDQQQNVYQAFQVSRLPVIRLHFDHPVDRQQMFTYIQLYDHQHRLLPLQLLHQSNDSVLFLSPTDSLQALSVYQLVVMKGLPGAGNALLDNTYAMNWITVIDSTDKFPRISDSALLTFIEQQTLRYFLDPASTAGGLAHPVSGLIRERSTSGDLCTTGGTGFGIMAILAGIERNFISRADGLNQISRIVHFLAHTCTRYHGAFSHWINGSTGATIPFSALDDGADLVETSYLMMGLLCARQYFHSADTAEQVLRQQIDSLWYGVEWTWFQQNGKSVLYWHWSPDHGWAMQVPVQGWNEALITYVLAASSPTFAIDKKVYDSGWARNGAIRNGQSYEGITLPLGPAFGGPLFFAHYSFLGLDPHGLSDAYADYWTQNVAHAEINYRYCVDNPLHFNGYSAACWGLTASDDPSGYAVHSPASDNGVIAPTAAVASLPYLPDASMQAIHFYYYTLGDHLWGAYGFADAFDLSVPWFDDQYLAIDQAPQIILIENYRSGLLWRLFMSCPEVQQGLIKLGFTVH